GGCGGATTGGGCGAATACTGCCTCCGCGAGTTTCGCGATGGCCTTGGCAACGGCGGAGCGTTTGGCACCGGTCTGGATCGGAACACCCAGATCGGTCGCACGGCGCGCGGCACGGGGGTCCGCGGGGATCCAGTGCTCCAGCGTGCGGCCCAGAAGTGCCTCGCACTCCTTGAGAACCGACGACCTGACCACCGGTTTCCTCTGCTGGTTGACCACCACGCGGACCGGCAGGGTCATGTGCTCTTCTCCGATCAGGTCGATCAGGCGCCGGGTGCGTTTGATGGCCGGAAGGCTGGTGTCGGTCACGATCAGCGCCTCGTCGGCCCGTTCAAGGACCGGATCGGTCCATTCGGTGATCGCTTGCGGAAGGTCGAGAACGATATGGTCGTAGCGCGCCTTCAGCGCGTCCAGCAGCCGCGCGATATCCTCGGCGTCGATCGCTGTCAGCGGCGCGAACACATCCGGTCCGGTCAGCACGTCCACACCCGATCCGTGCGGCGCCATTGCCGTCTCGATGAAATCGCGGCTGGGCCGTTTGGCACCGCGCAGCCATGCCGAAGCCTCCGCACTGTCGGGCAGATCGAGCGCGAGCGACACGGCGCCGTTCTGGATATCGAGATCGACCAGCGCCACTGTGCCGCCCGTTTTGCGCTGCGCCTGCGCCACGGCAAGGTTGACCGCAAGCGTCGTCGCCCCCGCGCCGCCACG
Above is a window of Sulfitobacter sp. HNIBRBA3233 DNA encoding:
- a CDS encoding AAA family ATPase; translation: MTLAHHDIEARLSEVVQEPAPRSRALIVARTASIGEALRAEMMQDAQVRGRVLQQTLVETMDDSELADGRVDFLVFEIDSDPQSDLDALRRLALRTARRPACIAVIGSPIDQKTRQSLSEAGVIEFVEFGVQEEPAAPPHAAPSVPPATDPTAETPLPDATPDLAPADTGPVAAQPVSQPDAVDDLPDDAEMSVTARTTTRKPRGITKGKLVVFLRARGGAGATTLAVNLAVAQAQRKTGGTVALVDLDIQNGAVSLALDLPDSAEASAWLRGAKRPSRDFIETAMAPHGSGVDVLTGPDVFAPLTAIDAEDIARLLDALKARYDHIVLDLPQAITEWTDPVLERADEALIVTDTSLPAIKRTRRLIDLIGEEHMTLPVRVVVNQQRKPVVRSSVLKECEALLGRTLEHWIPADPRAARRATDLGVPIQTGAKRSAVAKAIAKLAEAVFAQSAKPAR